A single region of the Glycine max cultivar Williams 82 chromosome 20, Glycine_max_v4.0, whole genome shotgun sequence genome encodes:
- the LOC100779934 gene encoding isoleucine N-monooxygenase 2 gives MDHSLLIIIIIFSITFLKAFRSHLFKKSKKQELPLPPGPKPWPIIGNLPEMLTHRPTFRWIQNLMKEMNTEIACIRLGNVHVIPVTCPTIAREFLRKQDATFASRPNSITTSLISRGYLSTTLVPFGEQWKKMRRIVSNDLLSTTTHQRLENKRVEEADNLVFYIYNKCKNNVNDNVCLVNVRYVAQHYSCNVIKKLIFSTRYFGEGKKDGGPGREEEEHVDSIFTMLKYIYDFSVSDYVPFLRGLDLDGHEGKVKKALEIVEKYHDPIIEQRIKERNNGSKIDGEDFLDILISLKDANNNPMLTTQEIKAQITELMMAAMDNPTNAFEWGLGEMINQPKLLQRAVEELDTVVGKERLVQESDIPKLNYIKACAREAFRLHPIVPFNVPHVSLKDTIVGNYLIPKGSHILLSRQELGRNPKVWNDEPLKFKPERHLINKSDVVLTDQDLNLISFSTGRRGCPGFMLGTTMTVMLFARLLHAFTWIAPPNVSHINLAESSHDISLAHPPLALAKPRLPPELYNK, from the exons atggatcaCTCCCTTTTGATTATTATCATCATATTTTCCATTACCTTTCTTAAAGCATTTAGATCACACTTGTTTAAGAAATCCAAGAAACAAGAATTGCCCTTGCCCCCTGGTCCCAAACCATGGCCTATAATCGGTAACCTTCCTGAAATGCTTACGCATAGGCCTACATTCCGATGGATACAAAACCTAATGAAGGAAATGAACACTGAAATTGCATGTATCCGCCTAGGAAATGTCCATGTTATCCCTGTGACTTGCCCGACCATTGCCCGTGAATTCTTGAGAAAACAAGATGCTACTTTCGCTTCTAGACCCAACAGTATAACCACTTCTCTTATTAGTCGTGGATATCTCTCCACAACCCTTGTACCCTTTGGGGAGCAATGGAAGAAAATGAGGAGAATTGTTAGTAATGATTTGTTGTCCACCACCACTCACCAACGACTTGAAAATAAGAGGGTCGAAGAAGCCGATAACCTTGTATTTTACATCTACAACAAGTGCAAAAACAATGTCAACGATAATGTTTGCCTTGTGAATGTGAGGTATGTTGCACAACACTATAGTTGCAATGTGATCAAGAAATTGATCTTTAGTACAAGGTATTTTGGGGAGGGTAAGAAGGATGGAGGTCCTGGTCGTGAGGAAGAGGAACATGTCGATTCCATTTTCACAATGCTTAAGTACATTTATGACTTTAGTGTTTCTGACTATGTCCCTTTCTTGAGGGGACTTGACTTAGATGGTCATGAGGGCAAGGTGAAGAAGGCCTTAGAAATTGTCGAGAAATATCATGATCCCATCATTGAGCAGCGAATCAAAGAAAGGAATAATGGGTCCAAGATTGATGGAGAGGATTTCCTTGATATTCTCATCTCACTCAAAGATGCCAACAATAATCCAATGTTGACAACCCAGGAAATCAAGGCACAAATCACC GAATTGATGATGGCAGCAATGGATAATCCAACAAATGCATTTGAATGGGGTCTTGGAGAGATGATAAACCAACCCAAGTTGCTCCAACGCGCTGTAGAAGAATTGGACACGGTAGTGGGGAAAGAGAGACTGGTCCAAGAATCAGACATTCCAAAGCTCAACTACATAAAAGCATGTGCAAGAGAAGCTTTTCGCCTTCACCCTATTGTGCCTTTCAATGTTCCCCATGTGTCTCTCAAAGACACAATAGTTGGAAACTACCTAATCCCAAAGGGTAGCCACATTCTGTTAAGTAGACAAGAACTTGGTCGTAACCCTAAAGTTTGGAATGATGAACCGCTCAAGTTCAAGCCAGAACGTCACCTAATTAATAAGAGTGATGTGGTTTTGACCGATCAAGATTTGAATCTCATATCATTCAGCACAGGACGACGTGGTTGTCCAGGATTCATGCTTGGAACCACAATGACTGTGATGTTATTTGCTAGGTTACTCCATGCCTTCACTTGGATTGCACCACCCAATGTGTCACACATCAACCTTGCCGAGTCAAGCCATGATATATCTCTTGCTCACCCACCTCTCGCACTAGCAAAGCCAAGATTACCGCCAGAGCTTTACAATAAATGA